The Lolium perenne isolate Kyuss_39 chromosome 6, Kyuss_2.0, whole genome shotgun sequence genome segment ccctccgacatcatccacgattcaccgcgagtttccgcctacaatgaagaaacagctgacgaggcaagacagctatctgtggacctgatcgaggaagctcggaacttagcagatcagagatccgccatctatcagcaaaagctccgacgttatcacgaagtcgagttcggaaacgctcctttatgccatgagacctggtcctccgccttcgacaggtgaaagaccataagctgcaatctccatgggaaggacccttcgtcgttagcaaagtgcttcataacgggtcgtactaccttgtcgatttccgcgagttaagggatagacctgctaactggcaccggaaacgcaagcgtgaggatccggatgacatctacgatgaaacagatcgcccttggaatatcgcacagctacgtcctttctacacttagcatatattttttccgagtgataaactctgtaatagttatacatgatcaatgaaataaagcttatggttcactcttttgagtcttttacctcctttacttgttcattttagatcgtgtatgttttttccaactaaaaccgcagagctggatttttttccgcctaggcgtgtatgaaagttgtgattttcaaaatcgtcctttaggacgtaagcttaagttttctgataaagttgttatctgttgcgaactcgtggattcctagtagcgatttccggcacctatgcctgggggcttgtttccacggttatggacggactgccattgggcttcgtcgccgctggcgagcgtttccggctaaggttttccggctcgtggaaggtcaagcgagcaagccggaaaataacgaagtcagcacttgctttccgacataaaacgaaacatgcacacaatatttaacggatagcaggataagtgtttccgccccatgcataattgtttcgttcctagctacttaagaatttaaagtcttattacaaaccctcgctggggccaaaatgatgcattgcttttcccgcaggaataaaagttctcactcccccttagccggagaagttttgccctctggatcttgttccttggcgccttcggccggagaagatacgtcttcttcactttccttttcttcggaagcagcagtgctggtcttgggttcttcttggggcgcatccttggagctggtccaggtaaactcggctccggattccgcaggtcgcgcacAGGCGTCGAGATCCTTCAAAAGTTCCGCTTCTAAGGCATCGTCAGAAGCgaggacgaccttgtcgtagaattcctcgtgccggatcctgcgcgcgatgcgggtgtcgtagccgctcactgcatccagcagctcgccgacgtccgcatccggaggaacgcccgtggtcacttcatcaagatcaagacccggagtatgtgctaggcacatggtcaaggccattgcagctgcgcctcgggctgaagatgcttgtagatcaatcaccagctccggcagaacgtccatcttaccaataagcttgcgcacgtcacaagtgcggctccttttgatgttcaaattatggcatattttgcgggaggcggagatgagatccttgcagtcatcacccgcgagttgcagaagatcgtctcgtgggaacaaattccggcgctgttccgggtacccaagcggctctacATAAAAAGGTAATCAGGATATAGGCATgcaatttgagcgcaaagtaacaaagaatcggagcaaatatcttgacaaggttccgatatcatacccaagatgttctcattgagcaagtcccagtgctgcTCCGCTGTCTCCATGAATTTCCGGAGTCCGTTCAGCTCCTTTTGCTGCCTcctgatggtctcgctgtcagcattctttttcagctccagctcgcccttctccctgatatgctcggagtttttctccgccagctgcttttcggcctgctccctcttaagttccgcctcctttagcttcgtttccaattcttggtacgaggagcgcaggttctcaagttcagtcgaagctgttgcaagggaggaggatgcgcctataataatatacgttaacagcaaatttgaagtcggaatttggttaataacgaagaaggtggaaaccaaccttgggcgtctgccagttgtttagccagttccgcattctcatccttcagggtccggatattttccgctttGACTCgtagtaacgcggcgctgcagggcaatgttcttgtgcagctcgtagtgcagcgcctgctgttcctgtaaaatttaaacagtgcaggagtaaaaattccgcctgtagcagtggtttcttttaaagcatcattgccggaacttttccgccataatgcttgggggctactggtccattctaaaaaactttcccggaagtaatttttctctaagcatttaagcgctaac includes the following:
- the LOC139832556 gene encoding uncharacterized protein yields the protein METAEQHWDLLNENILEPLGYPEQRRNLFPRDDLLQLAGDDCKDLISASRKICHNLNIKRSRTCDVRKLIGKMDVLPELVIDLQASSARGAAAMALTMCLAHTPGLDLDEVTTGVPPDADVGELLDAVSGYDTRIARRIRHEEFYDKVVLASDDALEAELLKDLDASDVVVLFVVIDVVDDGIRGWGHRKDVAAISARASASSASSALASVISTMAAARR